A section of the Oenanthe melanoleuca isolate GR-GAL-2019-014 chromosome 6, OMel1.0, whole genome shotgun sequence genome encodes:
- the CDK1 gene encoding cyclin-dependent kinase 1 codes for MDDYTKIEKIGEGTYGVVYKGRHKTTGQVVAMKKIRLESEEEGVPSTAIREISLLKELNHPNIVCLQDVLMQDSRLYLVFEFLSMDLKKYLDSIPSGQYLERSRVKSYLYQILQGIVFCHSRRVLHRDLKPQNLLIDDKGVIKLADFGLARAFGIPVRVYTHEVVTLWYRSPEVLLGSARYSTPVDIWSIGTIFAELATKKPLFHGDSEIDQIFRIFRALGTPNNEVWPEVESLQDYKNTFPKWKPVSLETHVKNLDKDGLDLLAKMLIYDPAKRISGKMALNHPYFDDLDKSTLPANLIKK; via the exons ATGGATGATTACACAAAAATAGAGAAGATTGGGGAAG GTACCTATGGTGTTGTGTATAAAGGTCGTCACAAAACCACAGGCCAAGTGGTTGCAATGAAGAAAATACGTCTAGAAAGTGAGGAGGAAGGTGTTCCAAGTACTGCTATCCGagaaatttctttattaaaagaGCTGAATCATCCCAATATAGTCTG CCTTCAGGATGTTCTCATGCAGGATTCAAGACTGTACCTCGTCTTTGAATTCCTTTCCATGGATCTCAAGAAATACTTGGATAGCATTCCATCAGGCCAGTATTTGGAGCGTTCACGTGTTAAG AGTTATCTGTATCAAATTTTGCAAGGTATTGTCTTCTGCCACTCAAGAAGAGTTCTGCACAGAGACTTGAAACCTCAGAATCTCCTGATAGATGACAAGGGGGTGATTAAACTGGCAGACTTCGGGTTGGCCCGAGCCTTTGGAATTCCAGTGCGGGTCTACACTCATGAA GTAGTGACGCTGTGGTACAGGTCTCCAGAGGTGTTGCTGGGATCTGCTCGTTACTCTACTCCTGTAGATATCTGGAGCATAGGAACCATATTTGCTGAGTTGGCAACTAAAAAGCCACTTTTCCATGGGGATTCAGAGATTGACCAGATCTTCAGAATCTTCAG AGCTTTAGGGACCCCCAACAATGAGGTATGGCCTGAGGTGGAATCCCTTCAAGACTATAAAAACACATTCCCAAAATGGAAACCTGTCAGCCTTGAAACACATGTCAAAAACTTGGATAAAGATGGACTTGATCTGCTGGCT aaaatgttaatttatgATCCTGCAAAAAGAATTTCTGGCAAAATGGCCTTGAACCATCCATATTTTGATGACTTGGATAAATCCACTCTTCCTGCTAATCTGATTAAGAAATAG